gataattaaaagtgcgataaaataaattaacaataaaaatgcgataattagaagtgcaattaaatataaaataaaggaaattaaatatgaaataaaagaattatgcttatttaaacttccgtaatcatgatgtttgacgtgttgattttagttttatgcccatgggttaattgtcctttgtcctggattatttaatctgtccgtctggttttttgtccataacagtccatcagtcataaatataaagtgcgagtgtcctcgtcaaattattattatacccgaagttaaatattccaactaattggggattcgaattgtaacaaggttttaatactttgtttaatgaatacaccaggttatcgactgcgtgtaaaccaaggttttactactttgttatcaattacaccaattacccttgaatgtaatttcacccctgttttaattattctagtggctattaatccattcccgtgtccggttaaatgaacgattattcgtacatataaatacctcgcccatcgtgtccgatcgagtgtatatggtaatttatagggacgcccaattgtaaatctttatattaacattaacaaactttcatttagttaaacaaatataaagcccattaatatcccatagtctaatttccacaagtgtcgttcttttgtccaaaccccaattatggtacaaagcccaattacccaattttagtaattagcccaacatcatgattacttcgttttaaataagcataataataacttagctacgagacattaatataaaaaggttgaacataacttacaatgattaaaaatagcgtagcgttacacggacataatttcgacttacacccttacaacattcgctaacatacccttattattagaattataattaaaattaaaattaaaattaaaatataaatataaattgtaacatccgtgttacatccgtcccacatcggttggagaggggaacgaagcatgccttataagggtgtggagacctttcctagcatgacgcgttttgggaccacaagcgcagcagatcccatgagaactctgcagttaagcgtgctcaggcgagagcactaccaggatgggtgacctcctgggaaagtgctcgtcgtgtttggtcgccaagaaaaatccgtgagcaacctacgggggagacaagggtacgtccctatctctgcaaagcggacaatatcatgctacggggaacgttttacctggggtgttacagaatggtatcagagccaggccccggaccaaacgtgcacagcgaggacgctgtgtcccattaggggggaggattgtaacatccgtgttacatccgtcccacatcggttggagaggggaacgaagcatgccttataagggtgtggagacctttcctagcatgacgcgttttgggaccacaagcgcagcagatcccatgagaactctgcagttaagcgtgctcaggcgagagcactaccaggatgggtgacctcctgggaaagtgctcgtcgtgtttggtcgccaagaaaaatccgtgagcaacctacgggggagacaagggtacgtccctatctctgcaaagcggacaatatcatgctacggggaacgttttacctggggtgttacataaatatatacgatatattgagagagagagatatatatttggtggttttttcgatcagaattcgtttgcttttatatgaagtttctgaaattggggctccgcgactcgcggcccttttggccttcaaactccgcgagtcgcggagaatgaaaatacagctcacactttggagtctttctctgccgacggtttttatttataaatataatatatatataattaatataattaattatatattatattatatttatatacatagttaacttgtaatttttagtccgttgcgtcgagtgttgagagttgactctggtcccggttccggattttcgaacgtccttgcgtacaatttaatatcttgtactttgcgtttttaatcttgtactcttgtaatttcgagacgtttcttatcaataattggaacctttttgattgtcttttgtacttttgagctttttggtcgtttgcgtcttcaattcgtcgaatctgtcttttgtcttcaccttttattatttaaacgaatatcacttgtaaatagaacaattgcaactaaaagcttgtctttcttgaggaataatgctatgaaatatatgttcgtttttagcattatcagtgggttgattgaagtacttattatattaggaactttgctttgaagcttgcggaagtataaaaccgtcaccaaatcgttaaaggtgagtggaatgattatatgcatatgtatgtaatgtatttatttgtatgctatggtatgaaccaaagagccggtagtgccatagtatgtgcgagcgtgctatgatgtgaaccaaagagccggtagcgtcatagtacgtgtgttatagtgtgaaccaaagagccggtagcgctatagcacgatttgttagggtgtgaaccaaagagccggtagcaccttagcgttgttagagtgtgaaccaaagagccggtagcactctagcgtgagtatgactcgagttgtgatgtgaaccaaagagccggtagcatcatgacaaatgcgtatggtgtgaaccaaagagccgatagcaccatgacgcgagaatggttaaccatggttgtgtattttgttttgtagcatattatattatgtcgattatatgttattaatTACGCTAGTGGCGGTTTGTTGGGGATTATTAgatttgtacttgagatggtatgctaattgtattgctagcgtgtatgcggtatatgtttaagtgattgcaagtaggtatattatatatatatgggtataattattgcattcactaagcttttcttaccctctcgttgtttatctttttataggctccggcgttgacaagggtaagggccttcgattggattagagatcccgcttgttgtttagaggACGCTTTtgagatgtgatagcttttggagtttgaccgagatttggatagtttaaccccaaacaccatgctcatagtgtcgtttagaatttaaactaatgtggtcgaaactcatgttttgtatgaaactcataaaacggccgatgtgggccccgttttgtaaaacttattttattattgaatcgtgtgagttttaactattataacatgttgtgaaaagcgtttcgtctaaatatgtcgggaagtgggagatctttatttgaaaaattgaaaaaccggacagaactgaaaactgacatgtgcgcgccgcgcaccctgaggtggtgcgcgtggcgcactccactgttataaaaaaaaaaaaaaaatttgtttcgcgtattcggttggttattggtttgggttgttacatttcccACTCAACTTGAAAGGTTATATCCTTTCAAATTGTAACTGCCGAATGTATCCGTTTTATTATTTCGGTTTTGCAAACTGCATTCATAACACAGCAACAGAAACACTCAAATTCTCTCGGTATATTGATTAGTGATTTCATTGTCAAAAACACTAATTATGtccttgtcttatccctgtaaagatttcgtgaaacAAAGGCAATCGTTGGTtcaaaatactttatagagaaaatgaacacacgattcaagaaaCAATCCGAACAGTCAAATCATACCCTATTTCTAACTGAGAATACTTGTTGTACCTTGAAAATAACCAATTAAAAGCATAAAGAACAATGTAATTGAAAACATAGGACTTTCGAATGTTATGGTCCTTGAAGATAATGTCGTTCCTATGCCGCCAAATGTTCCATAGAGTTGAGAAATCAACAACTCTCAATATGAAGCGCTTTCCATTGAAAGGAAAAGAATCGATCCATTCTTAGAGCTTATTAACCGAATCAAGAAGGAGAAAGAAATAGTAAGCCAAATGCCAATCCCGCACTAAATTTGATAGCTTGTATCACAACGAATGAAGAGATGATCGAGGGACTCCTTTGAGACATCACAAAGAGCACAACAATCCCTATCCACAAAAATATAACTATCATTCCCGCACCAAATTCGATAGCTTATATCACAACGAATGAAGAGATGATCAAGAGACTCCTCCACGACATCACAGAGAGCGCAACAATCCCTATCAACGAAAATACCCCTGGCTTCCAAGTCTTGCAGAGTGAGAAGCCTATTAAGATTAAGCCTCCAGATGAAATTACTAATCTTCATCAGGATCTTCGTGCACCACATAGACGAGACAAAAAGGGGAACTAAATCTGAAGAAGTAATCAAAAGCCATGCTTGCGCAGTTGAGAAAATATTATACCGGGAACTAGTCCAAGCCCAAGAATCAGCAACATCGAACAAAACGACATTCCTTCGAGTATTATTCAGCTCCGCAAATTGATGATATTGCAGACCACTCCTTAGCAGCCGACGCCAATGCCAAGACAAATTACCATTTGTGAATCGGGATGCAATAGTCGCTGACTAATCCATGTCCAATGCATATAGGCGAGCTGCTGAAAAAAGGTTGTTCTCGTGAATAAACGAATTACATTTGCAAATGCTAACCCATGTACCTGATGCATGAGCAGCGCATGGAGGTTACTACCCCAACAAGAACCTTAGATATCACATATGACCTTAGCCCAGCAAGAATCCCGGATTAGTAACAAACTTCCATCCCATTTGTAGTTTAAAATCAAGATTCAAGGACTTTAAACTTACAACCGAGAGACCCAAAGGATTTAATCAACCCAATGAACCTTGTGCGTGTGATCTTGTCCACCTTAAAAGAAAGAAGCTCGGGGGGATTCCAATTTGTTTAACATATTCGCAGGAGCTTCAAAGAGAGACATGTAATAAGTGGAGAGATCTCGAGATCGACTTGACAAAAGTGAACCTACCACCAATAGAAAGAAAGTTCGCTTTTTAAGACTAAAGACGTTTTCTCATTTTGTCAATGATGAGACCTAATTGTAAACCAAGAAACTAAAAAAGGAAGCTTTGAAGCCAAGCACCTATAATACTAGACAGTCTGTAAAAATTCACTGAATtaatctatatatctaaaagataAAGCTCAAATGAATAGAAAACTTCATAGGCTTCACAAACTTGCAACACACTTTTCCTCTTTTACAATTCAACCAATTCAACCGCATCATTTCTAATACTTAACTTTATATTTTtcataaacttaccacaaactttcaGCATTTTATAATTTAATCATagaacttctcattcattataaattcaCCACACAATTCTAACTATCgaatattatatacctatatctaaaaggcaaaggccAAGTGAACAGTACTATTCTTTTtcccacttttcgcaaacttaacccccaacttttattaaaatacaaatcgcacccccactttatactcttattaaaatacaaatcgcacccccactttatacgtatattttttcccaaatctcacaaacttaaccccctaacttttattaaaatacaaatcgaacccccactttactaactttgttttttactaatattcaattttcacaaacttaaccccctaacttttattaaattaaaaatcgaactcccactttatacgtatatttttttcaaatttcacaaacttaaccccctaacttttattaaaatacaaatcgaacccccactttactaacttttttttttaaataaaacccgaacgctaaaagaagcaactttcacaaaaggaacaacccttcaatgttagatgtcgaaaaaattcttttttacaaaataaatcaagactttttttttaactcgcattcaaaacggagcccccggcgcgaagcgagggctccacatctagtctatatctaaaaggcaaaggccaattgaatagtactatttctttttccacttttcgcaaacttaatcccacaacttttattaaaatacaaatcgcacccccactttatactcttattaaaatacaaatcgcacccccactttatacgtatattttttcctaaatttcacaaacttaaccccctaccttttattaaaatacaaatcgagccCCCACTTTACTAATTCAAAAGATTGAATGACTTTTGTTCCCTCtaccaaatgaatagtactatttctttttccacttttcgcaaacttaatcccacaacttttattaaaatacaaatcgcacccccactttatactcttattaaaatacaaatcgcacccccactttatacgtatattttttcctaaatttcacaaacttaaccccctaccttttattaaaatacaaatcgagcccccactttactaatttttatttttttttactaatattcaattcaaTCTATATCTAAAAAGCAAAGGCAAATGAACAGCACTATTCATttttcacttttcgcaaacttaaccctccaacttttattaaaatacaaatcgcacccccactttatactcttattaaaatacaaatcacacccccactttatacgtatatttttttcccaaatttcacaaacttaaccccctaacttttattaaaatacaaatcgaacccccactttactaactttttttttatactaatattcaattttcacaaacttaacccctaacttttattaaaatagaaatcgaactcccactttatacgtatatttttttcaaatttcacaaacttaaccccctaacttttattaaaatacaaatcgcacccccactttactaaatttttttttttaaaataaaacccgaacgctaaaagaagcaactttcacaaaaggaacaacccttcaatgttagatgtcgaaaaaaattcttttttacaaaatagatcaagactttttttttaactcgcattcaaaacggagcccccggcgcgaagcgagggctccacaactagtataTATCTAAAAGATAAAGCTCAAATGAATAGAAAACTTCATAGGCTTAACAAACTTGCAACACACTTTTCCTCTTTTACAATTCAACCACATCATTTCTAATACTTAACTTTATATTTTTCATAAACTTACCATAAACTTTCAACATTTTATAATTTAATCATagaacttctcattcattataaatccaccacaCAATTCTAACTATCTAATAAACTAttcattattactactactactactactattattattattattattattattattattattattattattattattattattattattattattattattattattattattattattattattactattattatttaacattattattattattattattaaatcaatcacataatttttcactttattattgtttaacttttttctTATTACAAATTAACCACGTAACTCATTTTTTAATAACAGTTCTATTGTtattacatacacacatatatctatatatattatataagtagattttcctattttattaaatagtttgtaccaGTGACGGAAGCataatttttttcaccgggggcgaattttttttgtttttaaaaacgtagcaattttttggcaaaaaaatggagtttttggcaaaatatggagatttttgggcaaaatatggagatttttgggcaaaatatgaatatttttttgGCAACATTTGAACTTTTTTGCggcaaaatatgtaagttttgggggaaaaaaattcactgggggcaaaatcaaaaaattcaaaatttttacactgaaaattgcaaatccactaggGGCGGGCGCCCCCCCTGCCGCTACATAAAACCGCCATGgtttgtaccaatcgttgatgtacgtctcactttattgattgaaCATTTGTGTCATTTCTTTCGAAAAGACGAAAactaaaacaaaaaatgatgaataattattttcacgcttattacaaatcaatcacacaACTATTTTGGGTCCTTcatcgacaaaacgaaaaataaaacaaaaaaaatgataaacagttactttctcaataattagctatgtaattaatgttaacCAAGGGTGAAGAACCGACGCAAAGTCAGGTCGTCCAACTAGTTAACACCAAAAATAAATAAACATATTTTGGGTGGTAAGGGAAAATGGTCACAAATGGTCGCAGGATACGCTAGTTAGACTGCATATTATTAGTAAAGGGTTAAAGTAATAAATAgactatatactttcatttttgttccaatgtagaCTATATAATCAAAAGAATACCAATGTAGGCTTTATACTCTTGAAAGGTGTATCGATGTTTACCAACAAAACTTATAAACCtgctaacatcatcatcttcatcgtatcAACATCATCATCTAATCGGAGCTTCAAATTACTTGAAAATAATGTCAATAGCCTCGATTAACAACTTTTGTGAATTATTAAGATTCAAAATCCACAACGATTTCACAATTCGATGAAGAACAGGAGCGGTTTTCATGAAGAACACCAAAATTGTATTTTGTTGACAtgagtacactttttgaaagtatatagcatACATTGGTATTTTTttgagtatatagcctacattggaacacAAATGAAAGTATATAGTCTATTTATGAAAGAACAAGTTGCAGGTTTTTTTTTTCATATCATATTTAAAAGAGAAAAAAATTCACATAATCATTTTAACCGatttagccggtagcaagtcatttttgttgaCATGAGTACACTTTTTGAAAGCATATCGCATACATTTGTATTTTTCTgcgtatatagcctacattggaacaaaaatgaaagtattgTATATCCAAAAGATCGAATGGAAGAAGTATCGAGTGGCTAACTTGGCTAAGTGATCCTAGCGTTTTTCTCACAATCTCATAATGTATGTAACTCTTTATGATGTATGTTTGCGTTCTCTGCAAGCATTTAGACTATTAGCATTCGTGTTAGCAGTAGAGTAGGAAACATTCGTGTATTCGTCTATTGTTCCATGGGGGTTCCATGTCCCATGGCACGTACGTGTATCTCGTGTATAACGTTtgcttgttaatgttaatattattcttgcttttcaaaaagaaAATGAAAGTATACCGTCTATATATAGCTTTAACCATTTAATAAATATGCTTTTTTTTTTTTCCGAATATCATGAACAGTGAAAACTTTACAGTTTAtttgtttacctctt
This genomic stretch from Rutidosis leptorrhynchoides isolate AG116_Rl617_1_P2 chromosome 11, CSIRO_AGI_Rlap_v1, whole genome shotgun sequence harbors:
- the LOC139875886 gene encoding uncharacterized protein, which encodes MHQSATIASRFTNGNLSWHWRRLLRSGLQYHQFAELNNTRRNVVLFDVADSWAWTSSRYNIFSTAQAWLLITSSDLVPLFVSSMWCTKILMKISNFIWRLNLNRLLTLQDLEARGIFVDRDCCALCDVVEESLDHLFIRCDISYRIWCGNDSYIFVDRDCCALCDVSKESLDHLFIRCDTSYQI